One Echinicola strongylocentroti DNA window includes the following coding sequences:
- a CDS encoding nucleotidyltransferase family protein, which yields MQTTKPTLLILAAGMGSRYGGNKQIDGFGPNNETILEYAIYDAIQAGFGKVVFIVRAEILDLVKDRFLEKINDQIRVEFVLQSLTSLVPAAYQNPERTKPYGTAHAVLCAKEVIQEPFAVINADDFYGKEAIEQLGDFLTHPQTKNQHCMVGYALKNVLSKHGTVNRGVCDANDNGELTGMTEREKISREEGKIISRMGEDVLEINENTPVSMNCWGVQPSFFAETEKRWNVFLEESKDNIKAEFYIPTVINSLIAEEKASVKILEGGKTWFGVTYPEDRVAVEASLVELHQQGTYPEKLWTVERVEL from the coding sequence ATGCAAACAACAAAACCTACACTTTTGATTTTAGCTGCGGGTATGGGCTCGCGGTATGGTGGAAACAAGCAGATTGATGGCTTTGGCCCTAATAACGAAACCATTTTGGAATATGCCATTTATGATGCCATTCAGGCCGGATTCGGTAAGGTGGTTTTTATCGTAAGGGCAGAGATCCTTGATTTGGTAAAGGACCGTTTTCTCGAAAAGATAAACGATCAGATCCGAGTTGAATTTGTACTACAATCCCTCACCAGCTTGGTGCCTGCAGCATATCAAAACCCTGAACGTACAAAACCTTATGGAACCGCCCATGCGGTGCTTTGTGCCAAGGAGGTCATCCAAGAACCTTTTGCGGTCATCAATGCAGATGATTTTTATGGAAAAGAGGCCATTGAACAACTGGGCGACTTTTTGACCCATCCCCAGACCAAAAACCAACATTGCATGGTGGGTTATGCACTAAAAAATGTCCTTTCTAAGCATGGAACGGTCAATCGTGGGGTCTGTGATGCCAACGATAATGGTGAACTGACCGGGATGACCGAGAGGGAAAAAATCTCTCGAGAAGAGGGAAAGATCATCAGCAGGATGGGAGAGGATGTTTTGGAGATCAATGAAAATACTCCAGTATCCATGAACTGCTGGGGGGTTCAGCCTTCTTTCTTTGCGGAGACCGAAAAGAGATGGAACGTGTTTTTGGAAGAATCTAAGGACAATATCAAAGCAGAATTTTATATCCCGACAGTAATAAACTCCCTTATTGCTGAAGAGAAAGCATCAGTCAAGATTTTGGAGGGAGGAAAGACTTGGTTTGGCGTGACATATCCAGAGGATAGGGTAGCTGTTGAGGCTTCTTTGGTAGAATTGCACCAGCAGGGAACTTATCCCGAGAAGCTTTGGACTGTGGAGCGTGTAGAATTGTAA
- a CDS encoding alkaline phosphatase: MKNVTKKTKFILLLLLFPLLVFGQHPSKPALKHVILIGCDGLGAYAMPNAEMPYLKKMMEKGSWTLEARSVLPSSSAVNWASMIMGAGPTAHGYTEWGSKTPEIPSGTIDNYGLFPSIFGQLRQQQPSATSAAIYSWGGIGPLLEKDAIDWVIDGEGKDDWCAQKAASLIKEEQPNLLFVHFDQPDGVGHNIGHDTPEYYDELKNVDKRIETIYKAVQEAGIADQTVIIVSSDHGGIDKGHGGKSTEEVYIPWVIQGPGIQSNHEITDLVMTYDTAATIARLLGVTPHTSWRGRPVTDSFIIP; this comes from the coding sequence ATGAAAAACGTAACAAAAAAAACCAAGTTCATTCTATTGCTCCTTCTCTTTCCATTGCTTGTCTTCGGGCAGCATCCTTCGAAGCCAGCCCTTAAGCATGTCATCCTTATTGGATGTGACGGGCTAGGTGCCTATGCCATGCCTAACGCGGAAATGCCCTATCTCAAAAAAATGATGGAGAAAGGTAGCTGGACATTGGAAGCCAGGTCAGTGCTTCCCTCTTCCAGTGCCGTAAACTGGGCTTCCATGATTATGGGAGCAGGTCCTACCGCCCACGGATATACCGAATGGGGAAGCAAAACCCCAGAAATCCCTTCAGGCACGATTGACAACTATGGCCTTTTCCCGTCCATCTTTGGTCAATTGAGACAGCAACAGCCTTCCGCTACTTCTGCCGCCATCTACAGCTGGGGAGGGATTGGCCCATTGTTGGAGAAAGATGCTATCGACTGGGTAATCGATGGAGAGGGAAAAGACGATTGGTGCGCACAAAAAGCAGCATCACTCATCAAGGAGGAGCAGCCCAACCTGCTATTTGTGCATTTTGACCAACCTGACGGAGTAGGCCATAACATAGGCCACGACACTCCGGAATACTATGATGAACTAAAAAATGTAGACAAACGAATAGAGACAATATACAAAGCCGTACAAGAGGCCGGTATTGCAGACCAGACGGTGATCATCGTATCTTCGGACCATGGAGGTATTGACAAAGGACATGGAGGTAAGTCCACTGAGGAAGTCTACATTCCTTGGGTCATCCAAGGACCCGGCATTCAATCCAACCACGAAATTACCGACTTGGTAATGACCTATGACACCGCAGCGACCATCGCAAGGCTTTTGGGTGTTACCCCACATACTTCATGGAGAGGAAGGCCCGTTACAGATAGTTTTATAATTCCTTAA
- a CDS encoding helix-turn-helix domain-containing protein, whose amino-acid sequence MEDYVLVQISNKIKNTRRSKNLTIQDLAERARVSKGLISQIENGRTIPSLLVLIQIIGSLEVDLMEFFAGLSLNDKGLNILVKRKDEYETFEKEPAEGYLYHRIFTKGFVKTTIDIVLLEIAPGSKREYVTTDAYEYKFMVSGEVTYDFKTHTIKLREGDSLLFDGNIAHNPINETDKTAKMLVIYFFKDHS is encoded by the coding sequence ATGGAAGATTATGTTTTGGTTCAGATCAGTAATAAAATCAAAAACACCCGACGCTCTAAAAACCTCACCATCCAAGATCTGGCAGAACGTGCCAGGGTAAGCAAAGGGCTCATATCACAAATAGAAAATGGACGGACGATTCCCTCTTTACTAGTGTTGATCCAGATCATTGGTTCCTTGGAAGTGGACCTGATGGAGTTTTTCGCTGGGCTATCGCTTAACGACAAAGGACTCAACATCCTGGTAAAACGAAAAGATGAGTACGAAACCTTCGAAAAAGAACCTGCCGAAGGCTATCTGTACCACCGGATTTTCACCAAAGGCTTTGTCAAAACTACTATTGACATTGTCCTGCTGGAAATAGCACCAGGAAGCAAAAGGGAGTACGTGACTACAGACGCCTACGAATATAAGTTCATGGTTTCGGGGGAAGTCACCTATGACTTCAAAACACACACGATAAAATTAAGGGAGGGGGATTCATTATTGTTTGATGGGAATATTGCCCATAATCCAATCAATGAAACTGATAAAACAGCCAAAATGTTGGTGATCTATTTCTTCAAAGACCACAGCTGA
- a CDS encoding SusD/RagB family nutrient-binding outer membrane lipoprotein, translating into MKYINTICLLALVLMTTSCLDFEQLRNNPNNPQTVPPSLLFTELIPAPQSSFAGDAYSFSQYHMWIATDNATAPSYQFGRGNFTYEKIRNIDKMDEEAAHANAPVYSIMGKFFRAYYYLEMTRRMGDIPLSESMKGAENPTPAYDTQKAVYIQALDWLDEANLALGNFIQTNPGESLEGDVYFNGDLKKWQKVINAYTIRILVSLSKKEEDADLDIAGRMQRLYSQPDQYPLLDGLDDNAQLTYRNEDGFKQTYNPDNAVYRAAIVYVDTYIDMLKKYEDPRLMAVADPTQDAMDANPGNEGDVRASFDSYAGADFSANGTVNSSKKLDGDFSFPNEEKYWNFIGQPAIWIGYAEQELNLAEAAHRGWISTNAATHYSQGITASMAFYGIAEQAATEYINSHAPYITGDEGLSRIHEQMYLALAENSDWESFFMTRRTGIPSYKFSSENEVDQIPVRWMYPSSENDINQENYRNALISQFGTETDDRNQVMWILK; encoded by the coding sequence ATGAAATATATAAACACTATTTGCTTACTGGCCTTGGTCCTGATGACCACTAGCTGTTTGGACTTTGAGCAGCTTCGTAACAACCCCAACAATCCGCAAACGGTACCACCTAGCTTGCTGTTCACAGAGCTGATCCCTGCACCGCAGTCCTCCTTTGCTGGGGATGCCTATTCTTTTTCCCAATACCATATGTGGATTGCCACTGATAATGCCACGGCACCTAGTTATCAATTTGGCAGGGGCAACTTTACCTATGAAAAAATCAGGAATATCGACAAAATGGATGAGGAAGCAGCACATGCCAACGCTCCCGTCTATAGTATTATGGGCAAGTTTTTCAGGGCATACTATTACCTAGAAATGACGAGGAGAATGGGCGATATTCCGCTCTCTGAGTCGATGAAAGGGGCAGAAAACCCTACCCCAGCTTATGACACACAAAAAGCAGTGTACATTCAAGCCCTAGATTGGCTAGATGAGGCCAATCTAGCTCTCGGCAATTTCATACAGACCAATCCTGGGGAATCCCTGGAAGGCGACGTATATTTTAATGGTGACCTGAAAAAATGGCAAAAAGTCATCAATGCCTATACCATTAGGATATTGGTAAGCCTAAGTAAAAAGGAAGAAGATGCCGACTTGGACATAGCAGGTAGAATGCAGCGTCTCTATTCCCAACCTGACCAATACCCGCTATTGGATGGACTGGATGACAACGCCCAACTCACATACAGAAATGAGGACGGTTTTAAGCAAACCTATAACCCTGACAATGCCGTGTACAGAGCTGCCATTGTCTATGTGGATACTTATATCGATATGCTGAAGAAATACGAGGATCCTAGATTGATGGCCGTAGCTGATCCCACCCAAGATGCAATGGATGCCAATCCCGGTAATGAAGGTGATGTGCGTGCCAGTTTTGACAGTTATGCAGGAGCGGATTTTTCTGCCAACGGAACTGTCAATTCATCCAAAAAACTTGATGGAGATTTTTCATTTCCCAATGAAGAAAAATATTGGAACTTTATAGGGCAGCCGGCTATTTGGATCGGCTATGCAGAACAAGAACTCAATTTGGCCGAAGCCGCTCATAGAGGTTGGATTTCTACTAACGCAGCTACTCATTATAGCCAAGGTATCACAGCTTCTATGGCTTTCTACGGGATCGCAGAACAAGCTGCTACTGAATACATCAATTCCCATGCACCTTACATTACAGGTGATGAGGGACTTTCCAGGATCCACGAGCAGATGTACCTTGCTTTAGCGGAAAATTCAGACTGGGAATCCTTTTTCATGACCAGAAGGACAGGGATACCAAGCTACAAATTCAGCAGTGAAAACGAGGTGGACCAAATCCCAGTAAGGTGGATGTATCCTTCATCAGAAAATGACATCAACCAAGAAAACTACCGGAATGCCCTGATTAGCCAGTTTGGTACTGAAACCGACGACAGGAATCAGGTAATGTGGATATTGAAGTAA
- a CDS encoding SusC/RagA family TonB-linked outer membrane protein, with amino-acid sequence MKTSYIKLTGLIIISLALTNLTYAQHHVRGQVTDSEERLPVPGVSVLIKNQAKGTITDLDGNYDIEVSEQDTLVFSFVGYETTSIPVQHKNMINAILSPSSLGLEEVVVTALGIEKDRSKVGYAVQEVKGESLQKAVTPNVVESLSGKVAGLIVTSNGGDFFSDPQLYLRGSKPLVVVDGVPQPNNDLWNISADDIENITVLKAASASALYGSLGENGAVQITLKSGKNLPKGTSISFNSSTTFQTGFLRIPHAQTAYGPGNTGRYEFGTGAAGGGGTNDYDYSIWGPKFDGQLIKQFDSPIDPETGERVPTPWISRGEDNLKNFMETGIMSSNNLSIQTNTDQGSFVISNTYKYSKASTPGQKLDINTTRLRGNIILSDRLNLDGSLQYNYQYSNNRIRGSYGPSSPIYLMSIWGGAHYDIRDMKDYWVPGKEGIKQYFVENWRYNNPYALSHAWKKPWTKHDILTYLKLNYKISDKVNAYIRSTLNTYSLTDNEEISMDIYDYSIPDRGGRFRYNATRYFENNTDFLITYKDYFANKIGLDATFGANQRYFREEGESASTTQLIVPEVFKLSNSVDRVTPTSYKEYKGVYSAYASLDLSYEEMFYLGFTGRVDKSSTLPKSNDTFFYPSVTFSTVLNEVFTLPQQINYLKLRSAYARVGGDMDIYTAANSYNTGNRWRNEPTASYPGTIENPNLSPAFTNSLEYGFEAKLFNNRVGIDFSVFQNEYGPQIFTQSFSTASGWDGIRENGRTTERKGMDFSINVTPIQKQDFNWSAIINYGKYTDYLTSLPPLPDGTPQLNEGRTEVGDRLYDYWYTSWEKTPEGELIILPSGLPKQTDFAVNQGSTQPNYTLSLQNTFRYKDISLSFLIDGRFGGVTYDRYERDLWRSGSHPEAIHPEREQSNIAYVNGEDAKTMLIPGVKVVGGEVTYDPEGNIISDTREYAPNDYMVDYQSWAINYKAAWQSVLIDKTFVKLREVVVSYNIPSSVVENTFFNHASVSFVGRNLLYWTKDNTYGDLDSYTVSTGDTNLQMPSQRTYGFNLNLQF; translated from the coding sequence ATGAAAACATCGTACATTAAACTAACAGGACTGATAATCATCTCGTTAGCCCTGACAAACCTAACTTATGCCCAACATCACGTGAGAGGCCAAGTTACCGATTCAGAAGAGCGCTTGCCCGTCCCTGGGGTAAGTGTATTGATCAAAAACCAAGCAAAGGGCACCATTACCGACCTGGACGGCAATTATGATATTGAAGTCTCCGAACAGGATACTTTGGTGTTTTCATTTGTAGGGTATGAAACCACGTCCATTCCTGTCCAGCACAAAAACATGATCAATGCGATCCTCTCCCCTTCTTCCTTGGGCTTGGAAGAGGTCGTCGTTACCGCACTAGGGATCGAAAAGGATCGCTCAAAAGTGGGATATGCTGTCCAGGAAGTAAAAGGGGAATCATTGCAAAAGGCCGTCACCCCCAATGTGGTGGAGTCACTTTCTGGGAAAGTAGCTGGGCTGATCGTAACCAGCAATGGCGGCGACTTCTTTTCGGACCCCCAACTTTACCTAAGAGGTAGTAAACCATTGGTCGTAGTAGATGGGGTGCCCCAGCCCAACAATGATTTATGGAACATCAGTGCTGATGATATTGAGAACATAACCGTGCTGAAAGCAGCATCCGCTTCTGCCCTGTATGGCTCACTGGGAGAAAACGGCGCAGTCCAAATCACCCTTAAATCAGGAAAGAACCTACCAAAAGGAACCTCTATTTCCTTTAATAGCTCAACCACCTTCCAAACTGGATTTCTGAGAATCCCCCATGCGCAAACAGCCTATGGGCCAGGCAATACAGGCAGGTATGAGTTTGGCACTGGAGCCGCTGGAGGAGGTGGCACCAATGATTATGATTATTCGATATGGGGGCCGAAGTTTGATGGTCAGTTGATCAAGCAGTTTGATTCGCCTATTGATCCAGAAACGGGGGAACGTGTCCCTACACCTTGGATCTCAAGAGGTGAAGACAACCTAAAAAACTTCATGGAAACAGGCATTATGTCTTCCAATAACCTGTCCATCCAAACCAATACCGACCAAGGGAGTTTTGTAATTTCCAATACCTACAAATACTCAAAAGCCTCCACACCAGGCCAAAAGCTGGACATCAACACCACCCGGTTACGTGGAAACATCATCCTATCAGACCGCTTGAACCTGGACGGATCCCTCCAATACAATTACCAATACTCCAACAACAGGATCCGGGGCAGCTACGGTCCCAGCTCCCCTATCTATTTAATGTCCATTTGGGGAGGTGCCCACTATGACATCAGGGACATGAAGGATTACTGGGTACCGGGCAAAGAAGGGATCAAGCAGTACTTTGTAGAAAACTGGAGATACAATAACCCTTATGCCCTGTCCCATGCTTGGAAAAAGCCTTGGACCAAACACGACATCCTTACTTACCTGAAATTAAACTATAAAATCAGCGACAAGGTAAATGCTTATATCAGGTCCACCCTGAACACCTACTCGCTGACCGACAATGAGGAAATATCAATGGACATCTATGATTATAGCATCCCTGATAGAGGAGGACGGTTCAGGTATAATGCCACAAGGTATTTTGAAAACAACACTGACTTTCTAATTACCTATAAAGACTATTTTGCCAATAAAATAGGGCTAGATGCCACTTTTGGTGCCAATCAACGCTACTTCCGTGAAGAGGGAGAGAGTGCTTCCACCACCCAGCTGATCGTTCCTGAGGTATTTAAGCTCAGCAATTCCGTGGACAGGGTTACCCCTACCAGCTATAAAGAGTACAAGGGCGTCTATAGTGCTTATGCGTCACTGGACTTGTCCTATGAGGAGATGTTTTATCTCGGATTTACCGGCAGAGTGGATAAGTCTTCCACACTGCCCAAGTCAAATGACACGTTCTTCTACCCATCGGTTACTTTCAGTACTGTACTTAACGAGGTGTTTACGCTGCCACAGCAAATCAATTACCTAAAGCTAAGGTCTGCTTATGCACGAGTGGGCGGAGATATGGATATATATACAGCGGCCAATTCCTACAATACAGGAAACAGATGGAGAAATGAACCAACCGCCAGCTACCCGGGGACTATAGAAAACCCCAATCTCTCCCCGGCATTTACCAACTCATTGGAGTATGGCTTTGAAGCAAAGCTGTTCAATAACCGCGTAGGCATAGACTTTTCGGTATTCCAAAATGAATATGGTCCTCAGATATTCACACAGTCTTTCTCCACTGCCTCAGGCTGGGACGGGATTCGTGAAAACGGAAGAACTACCGAACGAAAAGGAATGGACTTTTCCATCAATGTGACGCCTATTCAAAAGCAAGATTTCAACTGGTCTGCAATCATCAATTATGGTAAATATACAGACTACCTGACTTCACTCCCTCCACTGCCTGACGGCACTCCGCAATTAAATGAAGGAAGAACAGAAGTGGGCGACCGTCTTTATGATTATTGGTATACCTCTTGGGAAAAAACTCCCGAAGGTGAGCTGATCATCCTGCCCAGTGGACTGCCCAAACAAACGGATTTTGCGGTGAACCAAGGCAGCACCCAGCCCAATTACACCCTAAGTTTGCAAAACACCTTCCGATACAAGGACATAAGCCTAAGCTTCTTGATAGACGGAAGGTTTGGAGGGGTTACCTATGACAGGTACGAACGCGATCTTTGGCGATCCGGCTCTCATCCTGAGGCCATCCATCCAGAGAGAGAACAATCGAATATTGCCTATGTCAATGGAGAGGACGCCAAAACCATGCTCATTCCCGGTGTGAAGGTAGTAGGCGGAGAAGTGACCTATGATCCAGAAGGCAACATCATCTCCGACACCAGGGAATATGCTCCCAATGATTATATGGTGGACTACCAATCCTGGGCCATCAACTACAAGGCAGCTTGGCAAAGTGTCCTGATCGATAAGACTTTCGTAAAGCTTCGTGAAGTAGTGGTGTCTTACAACATCCCCTCTTCAGTAGTAGAAAACACCTTCTTCAATCACGCTTCGGTCTCCTTTGTGGGTCGAAACCTCCTCTACTGGACCAAGGACAATACTTATGGTGACTTGGATTCTTACACCGTAAGTACTGGGGACACCAACCTCCAAATGCCTTCCCAAAGGACCTATGGATTTAATCTCAACCTGCAGTTCTAA
- a CDS encoding amino acid carrier protein, protein MCKYLFTIILTLHLINLHAQDLEIITKPGNPTTLINDGYIEAEVKGGTPPYTYKWSNPSTPLDANKAVGLVEGINYTLTVEDSNGKTATTKAKVKSQSVTETFNGAFTPLVEGLTDFLFWDPFAAIGIYDPVVYNESKNVEIPGWKADVKDKFTLQEWKTGDQQHVNKGDTIATVQSQNDGAIAVIAPENGTIKHSLEEGTVIFDAQNPEDLIETNAHVFGQIKYDEPVILSHPNGSPQTHPIPFIVIWLVVGAAFFTFKMGFINIRGFKHAIGLARGKFDEDDAPGKISHFQAFATATSATVGLGNIAGVAIAISLGGPGATFWIIVAGFLGMSSKFTECTLGLKYRHIAEDGKIFGGPMNYLKHGLERRNMKHLGKVLAAVFAIFCVAFSFGGGNMFQANQSYKILATQFPILEGFGFWVGVILAILVGVVIIGGIESIAKVTEKIVPFMAGLYIFGALVVIFVNIGNIGQAFTAIWDGAFNATAMKGGFIGVLVVGFQRGVFSNEAGTGSAAIAHSAVKTNHPPSEGFVGLLEPFVDTIVVCTLTALVIIFTGKHEAQGMGGVELTSEAFASVISWFPYLLAIAVLLFAFSSMVSWSYYGLRSWTYLFGKSKRSELAYKLVFVIFVVIGASISLGAVLDFSDMMILSMSFPNIIGLYIMSGEVRNDMNSYLKKLKSGELFKKDSSKTKEENVV, encoded by the coding sequence ATGTGTAAATATTTATTTACCATCATTCTCACCTTACATTTAATTAATCTCCACGCCCAGGATTTGGAAATCATCACCAAGCCGGGAAATCCCACAACGTTAATCAATGACGGATATATCGAAGCTGAGGTAAAAGGCGGCACTCCTCCTTATACGTATAAATGGAGCAACCCTTCCACCCCATTGGATGCCAATAAAGCTGTGGGATTGGTAGAGGGCATTAATTACACCCTTACCGTAGAAGACAGTAATGGAAAAACCGCCACCACCAAAGCCAAAGTAAAATCCCAATCAGTCACAGAGACGTTTAACGGGGCTTTTACTCCGCTGGTGGAAGGGCTGACGGACTTCCTTTTCTGGGATCCCTTTGCCGCTATAGGCATCTATGACCCTGTGGTCTATAATGAAAGCAAAAATGTCGAAATCCCTGGTTGGAAAGCCGACGTAAAGGACAAATTCACCCTTCAGGAATGGAAAACAGGGGATCAACAACATGTCAACAAAGGGGACACGATCGCCACCGTCCAATCTCAAAATGATGGAGCCATTGCCGTAATCGCTCCTGAAAACGGCACCATCAAGCATTCCCTAGAAGAAGGCACGGTTATTTTCGATGCCCAAAACCCCGAAGATCTTATTGAGACCAACGCTCATGTTTTTGGGCAAATCAAATATGACGAACCCGTCATCCTCTCCCACCCCAATGGCTCCCCCCAAACCCATCCGATTCCCTTTATCGTAATTTGGCTGGTGGTAGGTGCTGCATTCTTCACCTTTAAGATGGGCTTTATCAATATCCGAGGCTTCAAACATGCCATTGGCTTGGCCAGAGGGAAGTTTGATGAAGACGATGCGCCAGGTAAAATCTCCCATTTTCAGGCCTTTGCCACAGCCACCTCTGCCACGGTAGGCCTGGGGAATATCGCCGGCGTGGCCATCGCCATTTCGCTCGGTGGACCGGGAGCTACTTTCTGGATCATCGTTGCAGGATTTTTGGGCATGTCTTCCAAGTTTACCGAATGTACCCTAGGACTGAAGTACAGACACATTGCTGAAGACGGGAAGATCTTTGGTGGCCCGATGAACTACCTGAAGCATGGACTGGAAAGAAGAAATATGAAACATCTAGGCAAGGTACTTGCCGCAGTTTTTGCCATTTTCTGCGTAGCCTTCTCTTTTGGAGGCGGCAATATGTTCCAAGCCAACCAGTCCTATAAGATCCTTGCCACACAGTTCCCCATACTGGAAGGGTTTGGCTTTTGGGTAGGTGTCATTCTTGCTATTTTGGTAGGTGTGGTAATCATCGGAGGTATCGAAAGCATCGCCAAAGTGACCGAAAAAATCGTTCCGTTCATGGCAGGCCTGTATATTTTCGGAGCATTGGTTGTGATTTTTGTGAACATCGGCAATATCGGTCAGGCCTTCACGGCCATCTGGGACGGCGCTTTCAACGCCACGGCCATGAAAGGTGGATTCATCGGTGTGCTGGTGGTAGGATTCCAGCGAGGAGTATTTTCCAATGAGGCAGGTACCGGATCGGCGGCCATCGCCCACAGTGCAGTGAAGACCAATCACCCCCCATCCGAAGGATTTGTCGGTCTGCTTGAGCCCTTTGTGGACACCATTGTGGTATGTACCTTGACGGCTTTGGTCATCATCTTTACAGGAAAACATGAAGCCCAAGGCATGGGAGGCGTAGAACTGACTTCCGAGGCGTTTGCCAGCGTGATCTCTTGGTTCCCTTACCTATTGGCCATTGCCGTTTTGTTATTTGCCTTTTCATCCATGGTATCATGGTCTTATTATGGACTGCGCTCTTGGACATATTTGTTCGGAAAGAGTAAAAGATCTGAATTGGCCTATAAACTGGTATTTGTGATCTTCGTGGTGATCGGTGCTTCCATCAGCCTTGGAGCGGTGCTGGACTTCTCGGATATGATGATCTTGTCCATGTCCTTCCCCAATATCATCGGTCTTTATATCATGAGCGGCGAAGTCCGCAATGACATGAACAGTTATCTCAAAAAACTGAAAAGCGGGGAGTTGTTCAAGAAAGACAGTTCAAAAACCAAAGAGGAAAATGTAGTCTGA
- a CDS encoding glycosyltransferase family 4 protein, translated as MRIGFDAKRAFKNFTGLGNYSRFVLKSLSDNFPSNNYYLFTPVRGHKSEEVSIACKNPNQEIVLPGDMWKLPVLSSAWRSVFQGVKHFDNQLEIFHGLSNEIPYIKNKDTKYVVTVHDLLFCRYPEMFNPIDVQIYKMKMQRSCKDADQVIAISQQTKADLINFLGIEEYKIRVVYQGFHENYKRDISENEIKRVKTKYSLPDRFLFFVSTIERRKNVQLVLKAMKSRPDWNMPLVVVGRATSYIHNLRAMVEEYGLQDKVLFLHEVSFEDLPAMYKMAHVFIYPSYFEGFGIPIIEAQSMGTPVITTTGSCFHEAGGDAALYGDPDCPDTLVSHIEKMSKEDVRAEYISKGYQNIKRFDESVISNDLMDIYKEVLEACSTEPVLAT; from the coding sequence ATGAGAATTGGGTTTGATGCGAAGAGGGCTTTTAAAAATTTTACAGGATTGGGCAATTATAGCCGATTTGTCCTAAAATCACTTAGTGATAACTTCCCAAGTAATAATTATTACCTGTTTACCCCTGTAAGAGGGCATAAAAGTGAGGAAGTGTCCATAGCCTGTAAGAATCCCAATCAAGAGATTGTGTTGCCAGGAGATATGTGGAAACTACCCGTGTTATCCAGTGCATGGAGAAGTGTCTTTCAGGGAGTAAAACATTTTGATAATCAACTTGAGATTTTTCATGGACTTAGCAATGAAATTCCTTATATCAAAAACAAGGATACCAAATATGTAGTAACGGTGCATGATTTGTTGTTTTGCAGGTATCCCGAAATGTTTAATCCCATAGATGTCCAAATCTATAAAATGAAGATGCAGCGATCCTGTAAGGATGCCGATCAGGTAATCGCTATCAGCCAACAGACCAAGGCAGACCTTATTAACTTTTTAGGGATTGAGGAGTACAAAATCAGGGTCGTTTACCAAGGTTTTCATGAAAATTACAAAAGGGATATTTCTGAAAATGAAATCAAGCGTGTCAAAACTAAATATAGTCTTCCAGATCGCTTTTTGTTTTTTGTAAGTACGATAGAACGGCGAAAAAACGTCCAACTTGTTTTGAAGGCAATGAAGTCTCGGCCGGACTGGAATATGCCTTTGGTGGTAGTGGGAAGGGCGACCTCCTATATCCATAATTTAAGAGCAATGGTGGAGGAGTACGGTCTTCAGGATAAGGTGCTGTTTCTGCATGAGGTGTCTTTCGAAGATCTTCCTGCGATGTATAAAATGGCGCATGTCTTTATTTACCCTTCTTACTTTGAAGGCTTCGGTATACCTATCATTGAGGCGCAAAGTATGGGGACTCCGGTGATTACTACGACAGGTTCCTGTTTTCATGAGGCAGGTGGAGACGCAGCTCTTTATGGAGATCCTGATTGTCCTGATACCTTGGTGTCTCATATCGAAAAAATGTCCAAAGAGGATGTCAGGGCGGAATATATCTCAAAAGGATATCAAAATATCAAGCGTTTTGACGAATCCGTCATTTCGAATGATCTGATGGATATTTATAAGGAAGTGCTGGAGGCTTGCTCAACAGAACCTGTCTTGGCTACATGA